In Halobaculum limi, one DNA window encodes the following:
- a CDS encoding glycosyltransferase family 2 protein, which yields MIDQNYRANIEYCQMAPDPLVSVIIPSVPESSHRSVVDMLSEQDFEESYEVLVVNDSSLGVSDARNAGLLAANADTVAFIDDDCEPESNWLSSIYSEMKDNEFVCIEGKVVGGLSYTGKRGYPTCNLTVDRETAIDVGGFRSEFDGWREDTEFGWRMERDGDGKCGYNPNQVVAHPSRPRANYIDKNEQLLKNEYPDNYNEVMNNTIKDRLFRALQKRGITNWLNHHRWGEKSQ from the coding sequence GTGATAGACCAGAACTATCGGGCTAATATCGAATACTGCCAAATGGCACCCGATCCATTAGTCTCTGTCATTATCCCATCCGTCCCAGAGAGCTCTCACAGAAGTGTAGTAGATATGCTATCCGAACAGGATTTTGAGGAGAGTTATGAAGTCCTCGTCGTAAATGATTCTTCGTTGGGAGTTTCGGACGCTAGGAATGCTGGTCTTTTAGCGGCGAATGCTGACACAGTCGCATTCATTGACGACGACTGTGAACCCGAGTCAAACTGGCTCAGTTCGATATATTCAGAGATGAAAGACAACGAATTTGTGTGTATTGAAGGGAAAGTTGTAGGCGGCCTCTCGTACACAGGAAAAAGGGGATATCCAACCTGTAATCTAACTGTTGACCGTGAGACTGCTATTGATGTTGGTGGATTCCGGAGCGAGTTTGATGGCTGGCGAGAGGATACCGAGTTCGGGTGGAGAATGGAACGAGATGGAGACGGCAAGTGTGGTTACAATCCAAACCAGGTAGTAGCACACCCCAGCCGACCCCGGGCAAACTACATTGACAAAAATGAACAATTGCTAAAAAATGAGTACCCAGATAATTATAATGAGGTGATGAACAACACGATCAAAGACAGACTGTTCCGTGCCTTGCAAAAGAGGGGAATCACGAACTGGCTAAATCACCACCGATGGGGAGAAAAGAGCCAATGA
- a CDS encoding type II toxin-antitoxin system RelE family toxin has protein sequence MTEVQWTPKALDLLEGLETEGQGRLVKKLDEAKDWTSHRLEKLTGYPYYKLRAGDYRAIITWDRDEDVLVVEAVGHRRNIYDRHLPP, from the coding sequence ATGACTGAGGTCCAGTGGACACCGAAAGCACTCGATTTACTGGAGGGTCTCGAGACTGAAGGCCAAGGGCGGTTGGTGAAGAAACTCGACGAGGCGAAAGACTGGACATCCCATCGCCTCGAAAAGCTCACCGGCTACCCGTACTACAAGCTCCGCGCCGGCGACTACCGAGCGATCATCACGTGGGACCGAGACGAGGATGTCCTCGTCGTTGAGGCGGTTGGGCATCGGCGGAATATCTACGATCGCCACCTCCCGCCGTAA
- a CDS encoding sulfatase, whose protein sequence is MKEGQFNVLLLTIDCLRYDRCGINGYHRNTTPQIDQLGAESVVFDRAYSTGSWTPESFPGILAGLHSHNSSYYTTPNLKAIPPKQKTIASEISEHGYDTFAKISNPHLTEDRNYDIGFDHFTNIRDEQSSKEFRESKESSGILDNVGGSLWELKEKMQSRSTLPKYSLSSLGFSAYRYYQKKSGWPTIKGEDVVDELIDSISTAENPFFGWGHFMDLHAPLNPNTVTEGGLFSGSYFDQFSHDAKRASNIFSPGYEAMYDSALRYVDAQVSRLIEELKQQGVWENTVVILTADHGEALHERGVYGHLSLGEEFVHGEGRHYLYDELLHVPLIVRIPDNNHRRNNSPFSLGWLHELLGEIAGVDLGEFPYSSEQESHLSEALSTDTPVVSDTLSESGHTVAVQDSDKKLWKMTHSKAGYEDTGIAFRLMSDGSERIEIDPESVDRQFHKLISEHSSSPNSLRSVEGEISSETDDLLKQLGYKT, encoded by the coding sequence ATGAAAGAGGGGCAATTTAACGTACTTCTACTGACTATAGACTGTCTAAGATACGATCGATGTGGTATCAATGGCTACCACCGAAATACGACACCTCAAATTGATCAACTGGGAGCTGAATCAGTAGTCTTTGATAGGGCCTACTCTACCGGCTCTTGGACGCCAGAGTCGTTCCCCGGTATTCTTGCGGGACTTCACTCACACAATTCCTCGTACTATACTACACCAAATCTAAAGGCTATACCACCAAAGCAAAAGACCATAGCATCTGAAATAAGTGAGCACGGATACGATACGTTTGCAAAGATTTCTAACCCTCATCTGACGGAAGATCGGAATTACGACATCGGATTTGACCATTTTACAAATATTAGGGATGAGCAGAGCTCAAAGGAATTTAGAGAATCTAAAGAATCGTCTGGAATCTTAGACAATGTCGGAGGTTCATTATGGGAATTGAAAGAGAAGATGCAAAGTCGAAGTACACTTCCGAAGTATAGCCTTTCTTCACTTGGATTCTCAGCGTACAGATACTATCAAAAAAAGTCTGGATGGCCCACGATCAAAGGAGAAGATGTAGTTGACGAACTGATTGATTCAATCTCCACAGCGGAAAATCCATTTTTTGGTTGGGGACACTTTATGGACCTACACGCGCCGCTTAACCCGAATACTGTTACAGAAGGTGGACTGTTTTCCGGCTCATACTTCGATCAATTCAGCCACGATGCAAAGCGGGCTAGTAACATATTCTCTCCGGGTTACGAAGCAATGTACGATAGTGCTCTGCGTTACGTCGATGCCCAAGTGTCCAGGCTAATAGAGGAACTGAAGCAGCAGGGTGTCTGGGAGAATACAGTGGTGATACTAACAGCAGACCACGGTGAAGCACTACACGAACGTGGAGTGTATGGTCATTTATCTCTAGGGGAAGAGTTCGTTCATGGTGAGGGACGTCACTACCTATACGACGAACTACTTCATGTCCCTCTCATTGTTAGAATCCCAGATAACAACCACCGTCGGAATAACAGTCCTTTTTCACTTGGCTGGCTTCATGAATTACTGGGAGAAATCGCAGGAGTCGACTTAGGAGAGTTCCCATACTCAAGCGAACAGGAGTCACATCTTTCGGAAGCTTTGAGCACTGACACGCCAGTAGTCTCAGACACGTTATCCGAGAGTGGTCATACGGTTGCGGTACAAGATTCAGATAAGAAACTCTGGAAGATGACTCACAGCAAAGCAGGATACGAGGATACAGGTATTGCATTTAGACTTATGTCTGATGGCTCGGAGCGAATTGAGATCGACCCAGAGTCAGTTGACCGTCAATTTCATAAATTAATATCAGAGCACTCTTCATCACCAAATTCACTTCGTTCCGTTGAAGGCGAAATTAGTTCAGAAACAGATGATCTGTTGAAGCAGTTAGGATACAAGACATAA
- a CDS encoding glycosyltransferase family 2 protein, with product MSGQSIAENGGGTVSEIESLDRPEGEHRSAAELIVGEESEIRPTLSVVMPTLNEEEGIAECIEMIRTAVEELQLYTEILVSDSSTDRTPEIAREMGAIVVTPDAGGYGYAYRYAFARARGDYIAMGDADTTYDFEDLPELIDLVEDGDADMAMGSRLDGEIMPGAMPTLHQYIGNPALTAFLNAFYGAGVSDAHSGMRVFTREAWDRMDCDTTGMEFASEMIMEAGAKDLEIAERPIVYHEREGEETLESFSDGWRHVRFMLLNAPGYLFSAPGIALALVGAVLLGLVASGGELGAATFGPRTSIAGSLFVIAGVNVASYGIYASIASDPIRRPEDPITNFVTNTLSLETGVAAGAATLAVGGAYALLAVTQWSISGFQIVPSLSASLLAFTAIVVGIQVMFGSFFVGILSRN from the coding sequence ATGTCAGGACAATCGATAGCAGAAAATGGAGGGGGGACCGTATCGGAGATCGAATCACTAGACCGTCCAGAAGGAGAACACCGGTCTGCAGCGGAACTAATTGTTGGTGAAGAAAGCGAGATTCGCCCGACGCTTAGCGTCGTAATGCCGACCCTAAATGAGGAAGAGGGCATCGCTGAGTGTATCGAGATGATTCGGACTGCAGTTGAAGAACTGCAGCTGTATACGGAGATTCTCGTCTCAGACAGTTCGACGGACCGCACTCCAGAGATCGCCCGAGAGATGGGTGCAATCGTCGTGACGCCCGATGCAGGCGGATACGGCTATGCGTACCGCTACGCGTTTGCTCGCGCTCGCGGGGATTACATCGCGATGGGGGACGCGGACACAACGTACGACTTCGAGGATCTCCCGGAGCTTATTGACCTCGTCGAGGACGGCGACGCAGATATGGCGATGGGCTCTCGCCTCGACGGCGAGATTATGCCAGGTGCAATGCCGACGCTCCACCAGTACATCGGAAACCCTGCTCTCACCGCGTTCTTGAACGCCTTCTACGGGGCGGGCGTCTCTGACGCCCACTCGGGGATGCGCGTGTTCACGCGCGAGGCGTGGGACCGGATGGACTGCGATACGACGGGGATGGAATTCGCCTCGGAGATGATTATGGAAGCGGGAGCGAAGGACCTGGAGATTGCCGAGCGGCCAATCGTCTACCACGAGCGTGAAGGTGAAGAGACGCTCGAGAGCTTCTCTGACGGCTGGCGTCACGTTCGGTTCATGCTGTTGAACGCACCAGGATATCTGTTCTCAGCGCCTGGAATCGCGCTTGCGCTTGTGGGCGCAGTGTTACTCGGCTTGGTTGCTAGTGGCGGAGAGCTTGGCGCAGCCACGTTCGGTCCCCGGACGTCGATTGCCGGGAGTCTGTTCGTGATTGCTGGGGTCAACGTCGCGAGTTACGGAATCTATGCCAGCATCGCGAGTGACCCGATTCGCCGCCCGGAAGACCCGATCACGAACTTCGTGACGAACACGTTGTCACTAGAAACAGGTGTCGCTGCAGGGGCCGCGACCCTTGCGGTTGGTGGTGCATATGCGCTGCTTGCAGTCACCCAGTGGTCGATCTCGGGATTCCAAATCGTGCCATCGCTGTCAGCGAGTCTGCTCGCGTTCACAGCGATCGTCGTTGGGATCCAAGTGATGTTCGGGAGCTTCTTCGTTGGAATTCTCTCCCGGAACTAA
- a CDS encoding glycosyltransferase family 4 protein, whose amino-acid sequence MVEEPDGAVQSAQKLVEELASRNAIEVVLYGNSRLKQKFGSILEVRSTGFASNSPFFGVFWERTVLPCLVNSDELDILLCPNGNAPLTPVNCPVVTYIHDVNAQKGMSSGIHGIYRKLAVPLGIRNSDLVLTVSEFSKREISEHLSVEEEDIYVVYNGLSKRYLSDSEGTPWELPENYLLYVGAMNPRKNVQRLVKAYNQVRREIPHRLVLIGPQNKSVYKKMDIDEFSDDIITPGFVSESKLKFAYRNADLFVYPSLYEGFGLPPLEAMAVGTPVVASDRASLPELLNGHCELVNPTEIDQIANSILRSIAQPLDESDRQKLRRYAHKFSWQSSGDQVINILRSVVDNRDF is encoded by the coding sequence ATGGTTGAGGAACCAGACGGTGCAGTACAGTCTGCACAAAAATTGGTTGAGGAGTTAGCCTCTCGAAACGCTATTGAGGTGGTTCTGTACGGTAACTCCAGACTGAAACAGAAATTTGGTTCCATACTAGAGGTTCGTAGTACCGGGTTTGCCTCAAATTCTCCATTTTTTGGAGTTTTTTGGGAGCGGACTGTTCTTCCTTGCTTAGTAAACTCTGATGAACTTGATATACTACTCTGCCCAAACGGAAATGCTCCGCTTACCCCAGTGAATTGTCCAGTGGTAACCTACATTCACGATGTGAATGCTCAAAAAGGGATGTCTAGTGGGATACATGGAATCTACCGGAAGCTGGCTGTTCCTCTGGGAATTCGCAACTCTGACCTTGTTTTGACTGTATCCGAGTTCTCAAAAAGAGAAATATCCGAGCACCTCTCAGTTGAAGAAGAGGATATCTATGTTGTGTACAATGGACTTAGCAAGAGGTATTTAAGTGATAGCGAAGGTACACCTTGGGAACTCCCCGAAAACTACCTTCTATACGTAGGGGCAATGAACCCCAGAAAAAATGTTCAGAGGCTCGTAAAAGCATATAATCAGGTCAGAAGAGAGATCCCTCATAGGTTAGTACTAATCGGACCTCAAAACAAATCCGTATATAAGAAAATGGATATTGACGAATTCAGTGACGATATCATCACTCCTGGGTTCGTGTCGGAGTCTAAATTAAAATTCGCTTATAGAAATGCAGATCTGTTTGTATATCCTTCTCTGTATGAGGGATTTGGATTGCCCCCGTTGGAAGCTATGGCAGTTGGAACTCCTGTTGTCGCATCTGATAGGGCATCGCTTCCCGAACTGCTTAATGGACACTGTGAGTTAGTCAATCCAACTGAAATTGATCAAATCGCGAATTCCATTCTTAGATCGATAGCGCAGCCGTTAGATGAATCCGACCGGCAAAAACTTCGAAGGTATGCGCATAAATTTTCTTGGCAAAGTTCCGGTGACCAGGTAATTAATATCTTGAGATCAGTTGTTGACAACCGGGATTTCTAA
- a CDS encoding sulfatase-like hydrolase/transferase, translated as MNDVAVVVLDTLRYDSFNEHFDWLPGKRFENCYSTSHWTIPAHASLFTGKYPSEIAVHGKSPSLSVDFETLPELLSNQGYHNSLFSANPQITMWDGWESGFDTFVGPSNLSIRNDDVVDWEEFYANNESSGIRKYVDALRHCFFSDGKVLPSIRQGIKMELSTADGGSEKILERLRNTSFESDNFLFLNIMDAHTPYDPPEEYCDVDTPVDVVLGDALSDNVDDPDEIREAYNGSVEYLSDMYEKIFSILEKQFDYVITLSDHGEMLGEQDLWNHSYGIYPELTHVPLVISGSNCKSESRKEVVSILDVHKTICEMCGVSADSRGQDLLSSVDSRDYVVEYHGLLKWHLAQFEKKGVAEDMYNQLDCQLSGFVDRRNRYAYEEHDGCLTSKSELSETEAESILEDLIAELDRKEITASTMDVDTDVMSRLEDLGYA; from the coding sequence ATGAATGATGTCGCGGTCGTCGTTTTGGATACACTACGCTATGATTCATTCAATGAGCACTTTGACTGGTTGCCTGGTAAGAGATTCGAGAATTGCTATTCAACTTCTCACTGGACGATTCCTGCCCACGCATCTTTGTTCACTGGAAAATACCCGTCAGAAATCGCGGTACACGGTAAGAGCCCGTCATTAAGTGTTGACTTCGAGACCCTCCCAGAGCTACTTTCTAACCAAGGATATCATAACTCCCTATTCTCTGCGAACCCCCAGATAACTATGTGGGACGGGTGGGAGAGTGGATTTGATACTTTTGTTGGACCGTCAAATCTCTCAATAAGAAATGACGACGTCGTTGACTGGGAAGAGTTCTATGCAAATAACGAATCAAGTGGTATTCGCAAATACGTCGACGCCCTAAGGCACTGTTTCTTCAGTGATGGGAAGGTCTTACCGTCTATTCGCCAAGGAATCAAAATGGAGTTGAGCACCGCGGATGGAGGTTCCGAGAAGATACTTGAACGCCTGAGGAACACTTCATTCGAATCTGACAACTTTCTATTCCTGAATATAATGGATGCGCACACACCTTACGATCCTCCAGAAGAGTACTGTGATGTTGACACACCAGTTGACGTTGTTCTTGGCGACGCCTTATCTGACAATGTTGACGATCCAGATGAAATCAGAGAAGCGTACAATGGTTCCGTAGAATACTTGTCAGATATGTACGAGAAAATATTCTCTATTCTGGAAAAACAGTTTGACTACGTTATTACACTCTCTGACCACGGGGAGATGCTTGGCGAACAGGACCTTTGGAACCACAGCTATGGTATTTACCCAGAGTTAACTCACGTTCCTTTGGTGATCTCTGGCTCAAACTGCAAGTCAGAGAGTCGTAAAGAAGTGGTTAGTATCTTAGATGTTCACAAAACAATATGTGAAATGTGTGGCGTAAGTGCTGATTCTCGGGGTCAAGACTTGTTGTCATCTGTTGATTCACGCGACTACGTTGTGGAATACCACGGGCTACTTAAGTGGCACTTAGCACAGTTTGAAAAGAAGGGTGTCGCAGAGGATATGTACAATCAGCTTGACTGTCAGTTGTCTGGCTTCGTTGATCGTAGAAATCGATATGCCTATGAAGAACACGATGGTTGCCTAACTTCAAAATCAGAGCTGAGTGAGACCGAAGCCGAGAGCATCCTGGAGGATCTCATAGCTGAATTAGATCGAAAGGAGATTACAGCGTCTACTATGGATGTTGATACGGATGTAATGTCTCGTTTGGAGGATTTGGGCTACGCCTGA
- a CDS encoding flippase — MVDDSELKGLLSSTILVFLGSIVASVSGLVERIIIGRFLGPSDYGIISVGITIFTLLSIISIFGLNQGIPRYISRYEETRKKRGVWVSAIAICISISILLVILANFFIQDLSRAFLQSSEYGRVLSVFVVAIPFYSGFRISIAAIRGYEITKYKTYTQDLIYPLGRIAILLALLTLGYELVAAGFAYFASSLLVFVVSLYYANNVFSLFGPAERTTSKLLQFSFPLIVSSIIGILLTRTDTLMVGYFNTPADVGQYSAAYPVAAGLQLVLSSFGFLYLPLASKLDAKGRTNELNQVYQMTTRWIFIISLPALVTFVVIPQKTMVLLWGVEYQPAGVALSILALGFFTNVMVGRNRETLSALGETRHISYANLLAFSVNVLLNIILVPRYSYVGAAVSSLISFTILNIYVFTILFKNFRITPFSKANAKTYAVLIAFVFPIGNLLSLTTESPLFSFLAVLFGSATFTVVLTLVAGLLQPEDKLIIEMIESKIPLSLKTVKDQITE; from the coding sequence ATGGTGGACGACTCGGAACTCAAAGGACTCCTTTCCAGTACTATTCTGGTGTTCTTAGGCTCAATAGTGGCCTCTGTCTCTGGATTAGTTGAGAGAATAATCATCGGACGGTTTCTCGGGCCATCAGATTACGGAATAATCAGTGTTGGAATCACGATATTCACACTCTTATCAATAATCTCAATATTTGGATTAAATCAAGGTATACCCAGATACATTTCGAGATACGAGGAGACAAGAAAGAAACGAGGTGTCTGGGTAAGTGCAATTGCTATCTGCATATCTATCTCCATTTTGCTAGTTATACTTGCTAACTTCTTTATCCAGGACCTCTCAAGAGCATTTTTACAGTCATCAGAATACGGGAGAGTCCTGAGTGTATTCGTTGTCGCGATCCCCTTCTACTCGGGTTTCCGAATATCAATTGCAGCCATTCGAGGATACGAGATAACGAAGTACAAGACGTACACACAAGACCTCATATACCCGCTAGGTCGAATTGCGATTTTGTTGGCTCTCCTAACTCTCGGATATGAACTCGTTGCGGCTGGGTTTGCGTACTTTGCGTCTTCTTTGCTCGTCTTCGTGGTATCGCTATACTATGCGAACAATGTATTCTCTCTCTTTGGCCCTGCAGAAAGGACGACAAGCAAGTTACTTCAATTTTCGTTCCCTCTAATTGTCTCCTCAATAATAGGGATACTATTAACGAGGACTGATACCCTGATGGTGGGTTATTTTAATACACCTGCCGATGTCGGGCAATACAGCGCAGCGTATCCGGTCGCGGCGGGCTTACAACTGGTTTTGTCATCATTTGGATTTTTATATCTCCCTTTGGCCTCAAAGTTAGACGCTAAAGGGCGCACCAATGAACTGAATCAGGTCTATCAGATGACTACCCGTTGGATATTTATTATTTCACTACCTGCCTTGGTGACTTTTGTGGTCATACCTCAGAAAACAATGGTCCTTCTATGGGGTGTTGAGTATCAGCCAGCAGGGGTCGCGCTATCGATCCTCGCCCTGGGGTTTTTCACGAATGTGATGGTTGGTCGTAATCGCGAAACACTTTCCGCACTGGGAGAAACCCGGCACATATCATATGCTAATCTGTTAGCATTCTCTGTTAATGTTCTTCTGAATATTATCTTAGTGCCAAGGTACAGCTACGTTGGAGCTGCAGTTTCCTCGTTAATTTCGTTTACAATATTGAATATATATGTTTTTACTATTTTATTTAAAAACTTCAGAATCACGCCGTTCTCAAAAGCAAACGCAAAAACGTATGCTGTTTTGATAGCATTCGTTTTTCCTATCGGAAATTTGTTATCTCTCACCACTGAGTCACCATTATTCAGCTTTCTTGCAGTTCTCTTTGGATCTGCAACCTTCACCGTAGTGTTGACCTTGGTTGCGGGACTGCTACAACCTGAAGACAAGCTCATAATCGAAATGATTGAGTCAAAAATTCCGCTGTCGTTAAAGACGGTAAAAGATCAAATTACGGAGTAA